A DNA window from Ictalurus punctatus breed USDA103 chromosome 11, Coco_2.0, whole genome shotgun sequence contains the following coding sequences:
- the cish gene encoding cytokine-inducible SH2-containing protein, with translation MILCVQGPRALLGDSQSQVVPLGVSVVSSSSARCLQSTPKFWESSKELCTITSNFCYLDASGWYWGTITASEAHSLLEAAPEGTFLIRDSSHPLYMLTLSVKTGRGPTNVRIEYSHGRFQLDSSSPARARLLSFPDVLSLVQHYATSARGRDAAQEDKCDPITPLVPKECAVLLKLKRPLRQPQAFPSLQHLARLAINQYTACPAMLPLPKPLLQYLQEYPFQL, from the exons ATGATCCTCTGCGTTCAGGG TCCCAGAGCTCTGTTAGGAGACTCGCAGTCTCAGGTGGTTCCTCTTGGGGTTTCAGTTGTCTCTTCCTCATCAGCACGTTGTCTCCAGAGCACCCCCAAGTTCTGGGAATCCAGCAAAGAACTGTGCACCATCACCAGCAACTTCTGTTACCTCGATGCTTCAG GGTGGTACTGGGGCACCATCACAGCCAGTGAGGCCCATTCACTCCTTGAGGCGGCCCCAGAGGGCACGTTCCTCATTCGGGACAGCAGTCACCCTCTCTACATGCTGACTCTGTCAGTCAAAACGGGACGCGGCCCTACTAATGTGCGCATTGAGTACAGTCATGGGCGCTTCCAGCTCGACTCGAGTTCACCAGCCCGAGCACGTCTGCTCTCTTTCCCTGATGTGTTGAGTCTAGTTCAGCACTATGCTACCTCAGCAAGGGGACGTGACGCGGCTCAGGAGGACAAGTGCGATCCCATAACTCCCCTGGTACCTAAGGAGTGTGCTGTGCTGCTCAAGCTGAAACGTCCACTCCGCCAGCCTCAGGCTTTTCCATCCCTACAGCACCTTGCACGCTTGGCTATTAATCAGTACACAGCCTGCCCAGCGATGCTGCCTTTACCAAAGCCATTACTGCAGTACCTACAGGAGTACCCTTTCCAGCTCTGA
- the LOC124628652 gene encoding twinfilin-2 isoform X2, which yields MFLVLLVTDELRQLLARARNGTGRLIQVLIRDEQLVPGAYREPSQSWEKDYDPFLLPLLDPQEPCYILYRLDSHNAQGYEWIFLSWSPDQSPTRQKMLYAATRATVKKEFGGGHVKDELFGNVVEDVCLQGYLRHVSSISSPAPLTHAEQELQRIKTTEVITEMSVETKPQTLQGLAFPLQAEAKHALQHLAKKHINYIQLRLDTEKETIELVHTRPTETHDLHSRIPTDTPRYHFFLYKHLHEGVYLESVVFIYSMPGYRCSVKERMLYSSCKSRLLEGVERDYHIEVVKKLEIESGDELTEQYLYEEIHPKQHAHKEAFAKPRGPAGKRGNKRLIKGVGEKVVNS from the exons ATGTTTCTGGTTCTGTTGGTGACAGATGAGTTGAGGCAGCTCCTGGCCAGGGCAAGAAATGGGACTGGGCGTCTCATCCAGGTGCTGATCCGAGATG AGCAGTTGGTTCCGGGTGCATACCGTGAGCCCTCTCAGTCCTGGGAAAAAGATTATGAccccttccttcttcctctACTCGATCCCCAGGAGCCTTGCTACATCCTGTATCGCCTTGACTCCCACAATGCCCAGGGATATGAGTGGATCTTTCTTTCTTGGTCACCTGACCAGTCTCCA ACCAGACAGAAGATGCTGTATGCTGCCACTCGTGCAACAGTGAAGAAAGAATTTGGTGGAGGGCATGTAAAAGATGAGCTCTTTGGCAATGTGGTG GAGGATGTTTGTCTTCAGGGTTACCTTCGTCATGTATCATCAATCTCCAGCCCTGCTCCTCTCACACACGCTGAGCAGGAGCTGCAGAGAATCAAAACCACAGAG GTTATTACAGAGATGAGTGTGGAAACTAAGCCCCAGACGTTACAGGGCCTGGCCTTTCCGCTACAGGCAGAGGCTAAACACGCTTTACAACACCTCGCTAAGAAACACATTAACTACATCCAACTG AGGCTGGATACTGAGAAAGAGACCATTGAGCTGGTACACACTCGACCCACAGAGACACATGATCTTCACAGCAGGATCCCAACAGACACTCCACGCTATCACTTCTTCCTCTATAAGCACTTGCATGAGGGAGTCTACCTAGAATCTGTTG TGTTCATCTACTCGATGCCGGGCTACCGCTGTAGCGTTAAGGAGAGGATGCTGTATTCCAGCTGTAAGAGTCGGCTGCTGGAGGGGGTGGAGCGGGACTACCATATAGAGGTGGTCAAAAAG ttGGAGATAGAAAGCGGGGATGAGTTGACGGAGCAGTACTTGTATGAAGAAATCCACCCTAAACAGCATGCTCACAAGGAGGCGTTCGCCAAACCTCGTGGTCCTGCAGGGAAAAGAGGAAATAAACGGTTGATTAAAGGAGTGGGAGAGAAGGTTGTGAACAGCTAG
- the LOC124628652 gene encoding twinfilin-2 isoform X1, giving the protein MFLVLLVTDELRQLLARARNGTGRLIQVLIRDEQLVPGAYREPSQSWEKDYDPFLLPLLDPQEPCYILYRLDSHNAQGYEWIFLSWSPDQSPTRQKMLYAATRATVKKEFGGGHVKDELFGNVVEDVCLQGYLRHVSSISSPAPLTHAEQELQRIKTTECRVKQVITEMSVETKPQTLQGLAFPLQAEAKHALQHLAKKHINYIQLRLDTEKETIELVHTRPTETHDLHSRIPTDTPRYHFFLYKHLHEGVYLESVVFIYSMPGYRCSVKERMLYSSCKSRLLEGVERDYHIEVVKKLEIESGDELTEQYLYEEIHPKQHAHKEAFAKPRGPAGKRGNKRLIKGVGEKVVNS; this is encoded by the exons ATGTTTCTGGTTCTGTTGGTGACAGATGAGTTGAGGCAGCTCCTGGCCAGGGCAAGAAATGGGACTGGGCGTCTCATCCAGGTGCTGATCCGAGATG AGCAGTTGGTTCCGGGTGCATACCGTGAGCCCTCTCAGTCCTGGGAAAAAGATTATGAccccttccttcttcctctACTCGATCCCCAGGAGCCTTGCTACATCCTGTATCGCCTTGACTCCCACAATGCCCAGGGATATGAGTGGATCTTTCTTTCTTGGTCACCTGACCAGTCTCCA ACCAGACAGAAGATGCTGTATGCTGCCACTCGTGCAACAGTGAAGAAAGAATTTGGTGGAGGGCATGTAAAAGATGAGCTCTTTGGCAATGTGGTG GAGGATGTTTGTCTTCAGGGTTACCTTCGTCATGTATCATCAATCTCCAGCCCTGCTCCTCTCACACACGCTGAGCAGGAGCTGCAGAGAATCAAAACCACAGAG TGCAGAGTTAAGCAG GTTATTACAGAGATGAGTGTGGAAACTAAGCCCCAGACGTTACAGGGCCTGGCCTTTCCGCTACAGGCAGAGGCTAAACACGCTTTACAACACCTCGCTAAGAAACACATTAACTACATCCAACTG AGGCTGGATACTGAGAAAGAGACCATTGAGCTGGTACACACTCGACCCACAGAGACACATGATCTTCACAGCAGGATCCCAACAGACACTCCACGCTATCACTTCTTCCTCTATAAGCACTTGCATGAGGGAGTCTACCTAGAATCTGTTG TGTTCATCTACTCGATGCCGGGCTACCGCTGTAGCGTTAAGGAGAGGATGCTGTATTCCAGCTGTAAGAGTCGGCTGCTGGAGGGGGTGGAGCGGGACTACCATATAGAGGTGGTCAAAAAG ttGGAGATAGAAAGCGGGGATGAGTTGACGGAGCAGTACTTGTATGAAGAAATCCACCCTAAACAGCATGCTCACAAGGAGGCGTTCGCCAAACCTCGTGGTCCTGCAGGGAAAAGAGGAAATAAACGGTTGATTAAAGGAGTGGGAGAGAAGGTTGTGAACAGCTAG